In Nitrospirota bacterium, the sequence ATCGCACTCGCGGGCCTGATCTACCTCGTCTTCCCCGGGATAGCTGCGCCTTCGCCCGGCGGCTCCCTCCTCATGGCAGTGGCCGGCATGGCCTGGGGCCTCTATTCGTTGCGGGGCCGCGGGGCAAAAGACCCGGCTTCCCGCACAGCGGGAAACTTCATCAGAGCCGTGCCGTTCGCTCTCGTGGTCTGGACGGCCAGCGTTCAAGGCCTCCATGCCGAGCCGAGGGGCATTCTGCTCGCAATCCTGTCCGGGTCGCTTGCCTCGGGGATCGGGTACGTCATCTGGTACGCGGCTCTGCAGGGCCTGTCCTCGACCCGTGCCGCAACAGTCCAGCTCTCGGTGCCGGTCCTCGCCGCGTTCGGAGGGGTCATCTTCCTGGCAGAGGTCGTTACACTTCGGCTGGTGATCGCCTCAATGCTGGTTCTCGGCGGCGTTGCGCTGACCGTCATTGCGAAGGAACTGAAAGCGGAACATGCGGCAGGCAAATCCTAAGACGCCGTTGTAGCCCCCCTCCTGCAACCTTCGTATCAATAATCGCAGTTTCCCGCCAACGGGTGGCGTTGACGACTGCACAAGCCGGTGGTACCCTATAAATAAAGGATTTGAATTGTCCCATTTCGCCTGCTCGGGATTACACGGATAAGAGAAGATGGGAGGATTTTTAATGGCCGGAGGAACGATCTGGAAGGGATTCATTCATTTTGGGGATTCGGACGTGCCCGTGAAGCTGCACACCGCGGTCAGGGAAGAGCGGATCCAGTTTCACCTCCTGCACAGCCGGGATCAGGCACGGTTGCGCCAGCAGATGATCTGTGCCTATGAAAAACTGCCGGTGTCCGCGGAAGAGCAAGCCAAAGGGTTTGAAGTAGAGGACG encodes:
- a CDS encoding DMT family transporter — its product is MDEQKGQARTWLLTAVAMTAFATNSVLCRMALGAHTVDAASFTAIRLASGAVTLAMLTLFLRGYHALTAGTWSSGFQLFLYAVAFSFAYLSLSAGTGSLILFGAVQATMIISGLRSGERPHVLQWAGLVIALAGLIYLVFPGIAAPSPGGSLLMAVAGMAWGLYSLRGRGAKDPASRTAGNFIRAVPFALVVWTASVQGLHAEPRGILLAILSGSLASGIGYVIWYAALQGLSSTRAATVQLSVPVLAAFGGVIFLAEVVTLRLVIASMLVLGGVALTVIAKELKAEHAAGKS